A single Pantoea rwandensis DNA region contains:
- a CDS encoding RNA polymerase sigma factor FliA, translating to MNDLYTPEGVMDKHSLWQRYVPLVRHEALRLQVRLPASVELDDLLQAGGIGLLNAVERYDALQGTAFTTYAVQRIRGAMLDELRSRDWAPRSVRRNAREVAGAMHQVEQALGRSATEQEVAEQLNVSLEEYRQILLDTNNSQLFSYDEYREEHGDSAELVTEGHEEANPLHQLMEGNLRDRVIEAIEALPDREKLVLTLYYQEELNLKEIGAVLEVGESRVSQLHSQAIKRLRARLAGAR from the coding sequence GTGAACGATCTCTATACGCCCGAAGGCGTGATGGATAAACATTCGCTCTGGCAGCGCTACGTTCCTCTGGTGCGACACGAAGCGTTGCGCTTGCAGGTACGTCTGCCAGCCAGCGTTGAGCTTGACGATCTGCTGCAGGCCGGTGGCATTGGTTTATTAAATGCCGTGGAGCGCTACGACGCGCTGCAAGGCACCGCCTTTACCACTTATGCCGTGCAGCGTATCCGGGGCGCAATGCTGGATGAACTGCGCAGCCGCGACTGGGCACCTCGCAGCGTGCGTCGTAATGCGCGCGAAGTGGCCGGTGCGATGCATCAGGTAGAACAAGCGTTGGGGCGCTCGGCTACTGAGCAGGAAGTGGCTGAACAGTTGAATGTTTCGCTGGAAGAGTATCGGCAAATTCTGCTCGATACCAATAACAGCCAACTCTTCTCCTACGACGAGTATCGGGAAGAGCACGGTGACAGCGCGGAGCTGGTGACGGAGGGGCATGAAGAAGCCAACCCGCTTCATCAGTTAATGGAAGGAAACCTGCGTGATCGCGTGATTGAAGCCATCGAGGCATTGCCCGATCGTGAAAAATTAGTGCTCACACTGTACTACCAGGAAGAACTGAACCTGAAAGAGATTGGCGCAGTGCTGGAAGTGGGGGAATCCCGCGTCAGTCAACTGCACAGTCAGGCGATTAAACGCCTGCGTGCCCGGTTAGCGGGGGCGCGCTGA
- the fliZ gene encoding flagella biosynthesis regulatory protein FliZ, with translation MGAKAKARPLSRYLKDYKHSQSNCSHCGKVLDRMALVFRGQIINKEAIARMDQMIDDQLWMKLQPELTALCRFCSDIFCNTHPNYFDIMAFKQYLFEQTEMSHSTIREYVVRLRRLDDMLKAKNFPADRLRGNSWHECLENDLPDAGNNNYRIALRKYDQFLGWQQG, from the coding sequence ATGGGAGCCAAAGCCAAAGCCAGACCTTTAAGTCGTTATCTTAAAGACTACAAACACAGCCAAAGCAACTGTTCACATTGTGGCAAAGTTTTAGATCGTATGGCGTTAGTGTTTCGCGGACAGATCATCAATAAAGAGGCCATCGCGCGGATGGACCAGATGATTGATGACCAGTTATGGATGAAACTCCAGCCGGAACTGACCGCATTATGTCGTTTCTGCAGCGATATTTTTTGTAATACCCATCCTAATTACTTCGACATTATGGCGTTCAAACAGTATCTGTTTGAGCAGACCGAGATGAGTCACAGCACCATTCGCGAGTATGTGGTGCGGCTGCGTCGTCTTGATGACATGCTGAAAGCGAAAAATTTCCCGGCCGACAGATTACGGGGCAACAGCTGGCATGAATGTCTGGAAAACGATTTGCCGGATGCGGGTAACAACAATTACCGCATCGCACTGCGTAAATATGACCAGTTTTTAGGCTGGCAGCAGGGCTGA
- a CDS encoding D-cysteine desulfhydrase, with protein sequence MSLHLLHQFPRLELLGAPTPLEHLPRLSDYLGRDIFIKRDDFTPVAMGGNKLRKLEFLAADALREGADVLLTAGAIQSNHVRQTAAVAARLGLKCVALLENPIGTTSENYLTNGNRLMLDLMDVEVVMVDALHNPTEQLAEQAERLEAQGFRPYIVPVGGSNALGALGYVECAQEIAHQSEGVVDFAAVVVASGSAGTHAGLAVGLEQLLPNTELVGVTVSRKVDAQLPVVERIRSALAEQLEVQTHAPITLWDDYFAPRYGEPNDEGMEAVKLLARLEGIMLDPVYTGKAMAGLIDGIAQNRFRREGPLLFIHTGGAPALFAYHPSV encoded by the coding sequence TTGTCTTTACATCTCTTGCACCAGTTCCCACGTCTTGAATTACTCGGTGCACCTACGCCGCTTGAGCATCTGCCACGGCTTTCTGATTATCTCGGTCGCGATATCTTTATCAAGCGCGATGACTTCACGCCTGTGGCGATGGGCGGCAACAAACTGCGCAAACTCGAATTCCTGGCGGCCGATGCGCTGCGCGAGGGCGCGGATGTTCTGCTGACGGCGGGCGCGATTCAATCCAACCATGTGCGCCAGACGGCGGCGGTGGCGGCGCGCCTTGGCCTCAAGTGTGTGGCGCTGCTGGAAAACCCGATTGGCACGACTTCAGAAAACTATCTCACCAACGGCAATCGCCTGATGCTCGACCTGATGGACGTCGAGGTGGTGATGGTCGATGCGTTGCACAATCCCACTGAACAGCTGGCCGAACAGGCTGAACGTCTCGAAGCTCAGGGTTTCCGTCCTTATATCGTGCCGGTTGGCGGTTCCAACGCACTGGGCGCGCTCGGCTACGTGGAGTGTGCGCAGGAGATTGCGCATCAAAGCGAAGGCGTGGTGGATTTCGCCGCTGTGGTGGTAGCATCGGGCAGCGCCGGCACCCATGCAGGTTTGGCGGTGGGGCTGGAGCAGTTGCTGCCCAATACCGAGCTGGTCGGTGTGACGGTTTCACGCAAAGTCGACGCGCAGTTGCCGGTGGTAGAGCGCATCCGCAGCGCGCTCGCTGAACAGCTGGAAGTGCAGACGCACGCGCCGATCACGCTTTGGGATGACTATTTTGCGCCGCGTTACGGTGAACCTAATGATGAAGGCATGGAAGCGGTGAAACTGCTGGCGCGTCTTGAAGGCATCATGCTGGACCCGGTCTACACCGGTAAAGCGATGGCCGGATTGATTGATGGCATTGCGCAGAATCGCTTCCGTCGTGAAGGGCCGCTGCTGTTTATTCATACTGGCGGCGCGCCTGCGTTATTTGCTTATCATCCTTCGGTCTAA
- the tcyJ gene encoding cystine ABC transporter substrate-binding protein, with amino-acid sequence MAFSPIRRQLVMGMMAVALVAGVNVKTFAAEDLLAQVKSKGELRVGLEGTYPPFSFQDESGKLTGFEVEFAQELAQHLGVKADLKPTKWDGMLAALDSKRIDVVINQVTISPERKKKYDFSTPYTISGVQALTMKKNAGSITKPEDLSGKKVGVGLGSNYEQWLRDNVKGVDIRTYDDDPTKYQDLRSGRVDAILVDRLAALDLVKKTGDTMAVAGPAFSRLESGVALRKGNDDLLKAIDAAIADMQKDGSLSKLSEKWFGADVTK; translated from the coding sequence ATGGCTTTCTCTCCAATTCGTCGCCAACTGGTGATGGGCATGATGGCGGTCGCGCTGGTCGCGGGCGTTAACGTTAAAACGTTCGCTGCAGAAGATCTGCTGGCACAGGTGAAGAGTAAAGGTGAGCTGCGCGTGGGTCTGGAAGGCACCTATCCGCCGTTCAGTTTCCAGGATGAGAGCGGCAAGCTGACCGGTTTCGAAGTGGAATTCGCACAAGAGCTGGCGCAACACCTTGGCGTCAAAGCGGATCTGAAACCGACTAAGTGGGATGGCATGCTGGCGGCACTGGATTCTAAGCGTATCGACGTGGTGATCAATCAGGTAACGATTTCACCCGAGCGTAAGAAGAAGTATGACTTCTCCACGCCATACACCATCTCTGGCGTTCAGGCGCTGACGATGAAGAAAAATGCCGGCAGCATCACCAAGCCAGAGGATCTCTCTGGTAAGAAAGTCGGTGTCGGTCTTGGCTCGAACTACGAGCAGTGGCTGCGTGACAACGTCAAAGGCGTCGATATCCGTACCTATGATGATGACCCAACCAAATACCAGGATCTGCGTTCAGGTCGTGTTGATGCCATTCTGGTGGACCGTTTAGCGGCGCTGGATCTGGTGAAGAAAACCGGCGACACCATGGCGGTTGCGGGCCCGGCCTTCTCCCGTCTGGAATCCGGCGTGGCGCTGCGTAAAGGCAATGACGACCTGCTGAAAGCCATTGATGCGGCGATTGCTGATATGCAGAAAGATGGCTCGCTGAGCAAACTCTCTGAGAAATGGTTCGGCGCGGACGTCACTAAATAA
- the tcyL gene encoding cystine ABC transporter permease: MQESLQLVLDSAPFLLKGALFTLQLSIGGMFFGLVLGFVLALMRLSHFWPINWLARIYVSIFRGTPLIAQLFMIYYGLPQFGIELDPIPSAMIGLSLNTAAYASESLRGAIAAIERGQWEAAASIGMTPWQTLRRVILPQAARTALPPLGNSFISLVKDTSLAATIQVPELFRQAQLITSRTLEVFTMYLAASLIYWVMATVLSALQNRLEAHVNRQDREAK; encoded by the coding sequence ATGCAGGAAAGCTTACAACTGGTGCTGGATTCAGCACCATTCTTACTCAAAGGCGCGTTGTTCACGCTGCAGCTGAGTATCGGCGGGATGTTCTTCGGTCTGGTACTCGGCTTTGTGCTGGCGCTGATGCGCCTGTCACATTTCTGGCCAATAAACTGGCTGGCGCGTATCTATGTGTCGATTTTCCGTGGCACGCCGCTGATCGCCCAGCTGTTTATGATCTACTACGGCTTGCCGCAGTTCGGTATCGAGCTGGATCCTATCCCATCAGCGATGATCGGTTTGTCACTCAATACCGCCGCTTACGCCTCTGAATCCCTGCGTGGTGCGATTGCTGCCATTGAACGCGGACAGTGGGAAGCCGCGGCCAGTATCGGCATGACGCCATGGCAAACCTTGCGCCGCGTGATACTGCCGCAAGCGGCGCGCACTGCTTTACCCCCGCTGGGTAACAGCTTTATCAGCCTGGTGAAAGACACCTCGCTGGCGGCCACCATTCAGGTGCCGGAGCTGTTCCGTCAGGCGCAATTGATCACCTCACGTACGCTGGAAGTGTTCACCATGTATCTGGCTGCCTCACTGATTTACTGGGTGATGGCGACGGTGCTGTCGGCATTGCAA